A window of the Canis lupus baileyi chromosome 8, mCanLup2.hap1, whole genome shotgun sequence genome harbors these coding sequences:
- the GREP1 gene encoding glycine-rich extracellular protein 1 isoform X10 → MGTWAFPTAFFLLCLTSESLQGGLPPLSPGLGKGLGSPNGYRSGYGPLGGLGAGFGNGNGLGTQPGIRAGVRAQKPGFGNGNGLAAGAFPGAVTQPGFGGGVQPQKPEYGNGLGMGAFPGLGAQPGVGGGGKPQKPAFGNGNRMGVGAQPGLGAGVSPQKPGFRNGNGLGGGAFPEAGAQPGFGGGMKPQKPGEPRPCLSPLPNLSSTPFIQPPNCPPGFGNGNGLGAQPGLATQNGYGAGFGNGNGLGAQPVYRNGLGAGTFPGEGAQPGLGRGLSPPKPGYLPGPRLQLPAGYGNGNGLRAQSAPTPGISWGLKPQKAGSQLPNGYGVGFGGGLKPQKVGFVYGNGLGAGVFLQPEFPGANGLRNGYGEEAPAYPKAAVPGPEGNGQAGALRSSSWPSVQPWGLAPKPGYGAGATYGQLRPELGPGPFGSPDAKRGSSGLGNGYGGP, encoded by the exons ATGGGCACCTGGGCCTTCCCCACGGCCTTTTTCCTGCTCTGCTTGACTTCTGAGAGCCTTCAAGGCG GGCTACCTCCGTTGTCTCCAGGCCTAGGGAAAG GCTTAGGGAGCCCCAATGGCTACAGATCAG GCTATGGCCCCCTCGGTGGCCTGGGAGCAG GATTTGGGAACGGGAATGGACTGGGAACACAGCCAG GCATCAGAGCGGGTGTGAGAGCCCAGAAGCCAG GGTTTGGGAACGGAAATGGGCTGGCAGCAGGGGCCTTCCCGGGTGCTGTCACCCAGCCAG GTTTTGGAGGTGGTGTGCAACCCCAGAAGCCAG AATACGGAAATGGACTGGGAATGGGTGCCTTCCCAGGGCTGGGAGCCCAGCCAG GAGTTGGAGGGGGCGGGAAGCCTCAAAAGCCAG CATTCGGCAATGGGAACAGAATGGGAGTCGGAGCCCAGCCAG GCCTGGGAGCAGGTGTAAGTCCACAGAAGCCAG GATTCAGGAATGGGAATGGGCTAGGAGGCGGTGCCTTCCCAGAAGCAGGAGCCCAACCAG GCTTTGGAGGGGGTATGAAGCCCCAGAAGCCAGGTGAGCCTCGCCCCTGCCTATCTCCACTCCCAAACCTAAGCTCCACCCCATTCATACAGCCCCCCAACTGCCCCCCAGGATTTGGGAATGGCAACGGGCTGGGAGCCCAGCCAG GCCTAGCAACCCAGAATGGATATGGAGCAG GATTCGGGAACGGCAACGGGCTGGGAGCCCAGCCAG TCTACAGGAACGGGCTGGGAGCAGGAACCTTCCCAGGAGAGGGGGCCCAGCCAG GCCTGGGAAGGGGCCTGAGCCCTCCAAAGCCAG GATACTTGCCAGGGCCCCGGCTGCAGCTCCCAGCAG GATATGGCAACGGAAATGGGTTGAGGGCCCAGTCAG CACCGACTCCGGGCATCTCCTGGGGACTGAAGCCTCAGAAAGCAG GGTCCCAGCTCCCGAATGGCTATGGAGTAG GCTTTGGTGGTGGCCTCAAGCCTCAGAAAGTCG GTTTTGTTTATGGGAATGGTCTGGGAGCCGGGGTCTTCCTGCAGCCAG agTTCCCTGGGGCCAATGGCCTTAGGAACg GCTACGGGGAGGAAGCACCTGCCTACCCCAAAGCAGCAGTTCCAGGCCCCGAAGGAAATG GTCAGGCCGGGGCCCTCCGCAGCTCTTCCTGGCCCTCTGTCCAGCCCTGGGGCCTCGCCCCAAAGCCTGGATATGGGGCTGGAG CGACCTATGGACAGCTGAGGCCAGAGCTGGGCCCCGGACCCTTCG GCAGCCCTGATGCGAAGAGAGGCAGCAGCGGCCTGGGAAACGGCTATGGAG gccCCTGA
- the GREP1 gene encoding glycine-rich extracellular protein 1 isoform X14, with product MGTWAFPTAFFLLCLTSESLQGGLPPLSPGLGKGLGSPNGYRSGYGPLGGLGAGFGNGNGLGTQPGIRAGVRAQKPGFGNGNGLAAGAFPGAVTQPGFGGGVQPQKPEYGNGLGMGAFPGLGAQPGVGGGGKPQKPAFGNGNRMGVGAQPGLGAGVSPQKPGFRNGNGLGGGAFPEAGAQPGFGGGMKPQKPGLATQNGYGAGFGVGTKPQKPGFGNGNGLGAQPVYRNGLGAGTFPGEGAQPGLGRGLSPPKPGYLPGPRLQLPAGYGNGNGLRAQSAPTPGISWGLKPQKAGSQLPNGYGVGFGGGLKPQKVGFVYGNGLGAGVFLQPEFPGANGLRNGYGEEAPAYPKAAVPGPEGNGQAGALRSSSWPSVQPWGLAPKPGYGAGATYGQLRPELGPGPFGSPDAKRGSSGLGNGYGGP from the exons ATGGGCACCTGGGCCTTCCCCACGGCCTTTTTCCTGCTCTGCTTGACTTCTGAGAGCCTTCAAGGCG GGCTACCTCCGTTGTCTCCAGGCCTAGGGAAAG GCTTAGGGAGCCCCAATGGCTACAGATCAG GCTATGGCCCCCTCGGTGGCCTGGGAGCAG GATTTGGGAACGGGAATGGACTGGGAACACAGCCAG GCATCAGAGCGGGTGTGAGAGCCCAGAAGCCAG GGTTTGGGAACGGAAATGGGCTGGCAGCAGGGGCCTTCCCGGGTGCTGTCACCCAGCCAG GTTTTGGAGGTGGTGTGCAACCCCAGAAGCCAG AATACGGAAATGGACTGGGAATGGGTGCCTTCCCAGGGCTGGGAGCCCAGCCAG GAGTTGGAGGGGGCGGGAAGCCTCAAAAGCCAG CATTCGGCAATGGGAACAGAATGGGAGTCGGAGCCCAGCCAG GCCTGGGAGCAGGTGTAAGTCCACAGAAGCCAG GATTCAGGAATGGGAATGGGCTAGGAGGCGGTGCCTTCCCAGAAGCAGGAGCCCAACCAG GCTTTGGAGGGGGTATGAAGCCCCAGAAGCCAG GCCTAGCAACCCAGAATGGATATGGAGCAG GCTTTGGGGTGGGCACGAAGCCTCAGAAGCCAG GATTCGGGAACGGCAACGGGCTGGGAGCCCAGCCAG TCTACAGGAACGGGCTGGGAGCAGGAACCTTCCCAGGAGAGGGGGCCCAGCCAG GCCTGGGAAGGGGCCTGAGCCCTCCAAAGCCAG GATACTTGCCAGGGCCCCGGCTGCAGCTCCCAGCAG GATATGGCAACGGAAATGGGTTGAGGGCCCAGTCAG CACCGACTCCGGGCATCTCCTGGGGACTGAAGCCTCAGAAAGCAG GGTCCCAGCTCCCGAATGGCTATGGAGTAG GCTTTGGTGGTGGCCTCAAGCCTCAGAAAGTCG GTTTTGTTTATGGGAATGGTCTGGGAGCCGGGGTCTTCCTGCAGCCAG agTTCCCTGGGGCCAATGGCCTTAGGAACg GCTACGGGGAGGAAGCACCTGCCTACCCCAAAGCAGCAGTTCCAGGCCCCGAAGGAAATG GTCAGGCCGGGGCCCTCCGCAGCTCTTCCTGGCCCTCTGTCCAGCCCTGGGGCCTCGCCCCAAAGCCTGGATATGGGGCTGGAG CGACCTATGGACAGCTGAGGCCAGAGCTGGGCCCCGGACCCTTCG GCAGCCCTGATGCGAAGAGAGGCAGCAGCGGCCTGGGAAACGGCTATGGAG gccCCTGA
- the GREP1 gene encoding glycine-rich extracellular protein 1 isoform X18, which yields MGTWAFPTAFFLLCLTSESLQGGLPPLSPGLGKGLGSPNGYRSGYGPLGGLGAGFGNGNGLGTQPGIRAGVRAQKPGFGNGNGLAAGAFPGAVTQPGFGGGVQPQKPEYGNGLGMGAFPGLGAQPGVGGGGKPQKPAFGNGNRMGVGAQPGFRNGNGLGGGAFPEAGAQPGFGGGMKPQKPGLATQNGYGAGFGNGNGLGAQPGPVVPMGYRPVYRNGLGAGTFPGEGAQPGLGRGLSPPKPGYLPGPRLQLPAGYGNGNGLRAQSAPTPGISWGLKPQKAGSQLPNGYGVGFGGGLKPQKVGFVYGNGLGAGVFLQPEFPGANGLRNGYGEEAPAYPKAAVPGPEGNGQAGALRSSSWPSVQPWGLAPKPGYGAGATYGQLRPELGPGPFGSPDAKRGSSGLGNGYGGP from the exons ATGGGCACCTGGGCCTTCCCCACGGCCTTTTTCCTGCTCTGCTTGACTTCTGAGAGCCTTCAAGGCG GGCTACCTCCGTTGTCTCCAGGCCTAGGGAAAG GCTTAGGGAGCCCCAATGGCTACAGATCAG GCTATGGCCCCCTCGGTGGCCTGGGAGCAG GATTTGGGAACGGGAATGGACTGGGAACACAGCCAG GCATCAGAGCGGGTGTGAGAGCCCAGAAGCCAG GGTTTGGGAACGGAAATGGGCTGGCAGCAGGGGCCTTCCCGGGTGCTGTCACCCAGCCAG GTTTTGGAGGTGGTGTGCAACCCCAGAAGCCAG AATACGGAAATGGACTGGGAATGGGTGCCTTCCCAGGGCTGGGAGCCCAGCCAG GAGTTGGAGGGGGCGGGAAGCCTCAAAAGCCAG CATTCGGCAATGGGAACAGAATGGGAGTCGGAGCCCAGCCAG GATTCAGGAATGGGAATGGGCTAGGAGGCGGTGCCTTCCCAGAAGCAGGAGCCCAACCAG GCTTTGGAGGGGGTATGAAGCCCCAGAAGCCAG GCCTAGCAACCCAGAATGGATATGGAGCAG GATTCGGGAACGGCAACGGGCTGGGAGCCCAGCCAG GCCCTGTGGTTCCCATGGGCTACAGACCAG TCTACAGGAACGGGCTGGGAGCAGGAACCTTCCCAGGAGAGGGGGCCCAGCCAG GCCTGGGAAGGGGCCTGAGCCCTCCAAAGCCAG GATACTTGCCAGGGCCCCGGCTGCAGCTCCCAGCAG GATATGGCAACGGAAATGGGTTGAGGGCCCAGTCAG CACCGACTCCGGGCATCTCCTGGGGACTGAAGCCTCAGAAAGCAG GGTCCCAGCTCCCGAATGGCTATGGAGTAG GCTTTGGTGGTGGCCTCAAGCCTCAGAAAGTCG GTTTTGTTTATGGGAATGGTCTGGGAGCCGGGGTCTTCCTGCAGCCAG agTTCCCTGGGGCCAATGGCCTTAGGAACg GCTACGGGGAGGAAGCACCTGCCTACCCCAAAGCAGCAGTTCCAGGCCCCGAAGGAAATG GTCAGGCCGGGGCCCTCCGCAGCTCTTCCTGGCCCTCTGTCCAGCCCTGGGGCCTCGCCCCAAAGCCTGGATATGGGGCTGGAG CGACCTATGGACAGCTGAGGCCAGAGCTGGGCCCCGGACCCTTCG GCAGCCCTGATGCGAAGAGAGGCAGCAGCGGCCTGGGAAACGGCTATGGAG gccCCTGA
- the GREP1 gene encoding glycine-rich extracellular protein 1 isoform X11, which translates to MGTWAFPTAFFLLCLTSESLQGGLPPLSPGLGKGLGSPNGYRSGYGPLGGLGAGFGNGNGLGTQPGIRAGVRAQKPGFGNGNGLAAGAFPGAVTQPGFGGGVQPQKPEYGNGLGMGAFPGLGAQPAFGNGNRMGVGAQPGFRNGNGLGGGAFPEAGAQPGFGGGMKPQKPGEPRPCLSPLPNLSSTPFIQPPNCPPGFGNGNGLGAQPGLATQNGYGAGFGVGTKPQKPGFGNGNGLGAQPGPVVPMGYRPVYRNGLGAGTFPGEGAQPGLGRGLSPPKPGYLPGPRLQLPAGYGNGNGLRAQSAPTPGISWGLKPQKAGSQLPNGYGVGFGGGLKPQKVGFVYGNGLGAGVFLQPEFPGANGLRNGYGEEAPAYPKAAVPGPEGNGQAGALRSSSWPSVQPWGLAPKPGYGAGATYGQLRPELGPGPFGSPDAKRGSSGLGNGYGGP; encoded by the exons ATGGGCACCTGGGCCTTCCCCACGGCCTTTTTCCTGCTCTGCTTGACTTCTGAGAGCCTTCAAGGCG GGCTACCTCCGTTGTCTCCAGGCCTAGGGAAAG GCTTAGGGAGCCCCAATGGCTACAGATCAG GCTATGGCCCCCTCGGTGGCCTGGGAGCAG GATTTGGGAACGGGAATGGACTGGGAACACAGCCAG GCATCAGAGCGGGTGTGAGAGCCCAGAAGCCAG GGTTTGGGAACGGAAATGGGCTGGCAGCAGGGGCCTTCCCGGGTGCTGTCACCCAGCCAG GTTTTGGAGGTGGTGTGCAACCCCAGAAGCCAG AATACGGAAATGGACTGGGAATGGGTGCCTTCCCAGGGCTGGGAGCCCAGCCAG CATTCGGCAATGGGAACAGAATGGGAGTCGGAGCCCAGCCAG GATTCAGGAATGGGAATGGGCTAGGAGGCGGTGCCTTCCCAGAAGCAGGAGCCCAACCAG GCTTTGGAGGGGGTATGAAGCCCCAGAAGCCAGGTGAGCCTCGCCCCTGCCTATCTCCACTCCCAAACCTAAGCTCCACCCCATTCATACAGCCCCCCAACTGCCCCCCAGGATTTGGGAATGGCAACGGGCTGGGAGCCCAGCCAG GCCTAGCAACCCAGAATGGATATGGAGCAG GCTTTGGGGTGGGCACGAAGCCTCAGAAGCCAG GATTCGGGAACGGCAACGGGCTGGGAGCCCAGCCAG GCCCTGTGGTTCCCATGGGCTACAGACCAG TCTACAGGAACGGGCTGGGAGCAGGAACCTTCCCAGGAGAGGGGGCCCAGCCAG GCCTGGGAAGGGGCCTGAGCCCTCCAAAGCCAG GATACTTGCCAGGGCCCCGGCTGCAGCTCCCAGCAG GATATGGCAACGGAAATGGGTTGAGGGCCCAGTCAG CACCGACTCCGGGCATCTCCTGGGGACTGAAGCCTCAGAAAGCAG GGTCCCAGCTCCCGAATGGCTATGGAGTAG GCTTTGGTGGTGGCCTCAAGCCTCAGAAAGTCG GTTTTGTTTATGGGAATGGTCTGGGAGCCGGGGTCTTCCTGCAGCCAG agTTCCCTGGGGCCAATGGCCTTAGGAACg GCTACGGGGAGGAAGCACCTGCCTACCCCAAAGCAGCAGTTCCAGGCCCCGAAGGAAATG GTCAGGCCGGGGCCCTCCGCAGCTCTTCCTGGCCCTCTGTCCAGCCCTGGGGCCTCGCCCCAAAGCCTGGATATGGGGCTGGAG CGACCTATGGACAGCTGAGGCCAGAGCTGGGCCCCGGACCCTTCG GCAGCCCTGATGCGAAGAGAGGCAGCAGCGGCCTGGGAAACGGCTATGGAG gccCCTGA